The following proteins are encoded in a genomic region of Streptomyces lunaelactis:
- a CDS encoding DUF1707 SHOCT-like domain-containing protein, translating into MDLDKNHSAASGRGHSQKPVAPAEPRDAIRASDADRDRIADILRDALAEGRLDPEEHSERIDAVYRAKTVGELEPLVRDLPATTGHADATAYAYGPEQPSGPAENLVAVFSSSTRKGRWRVGGRTNAFSIFGSIEIDLTEALFGQRLTVINATSIFGSVEVRVPENISMRGSGTGIFGTFDVLTLEAADPEAPVVVVNGYSVFGNVEARPKRGRRIADLHDRLRKHLG; encoded by the coding sequence GTGGACCTCGACAAGAATCATTCAGCGGCCTCCGGCCGCGGGCACTCCCAGAAGCCGGTCGCCCCCGCGGAACCCCGCGACGCCATCCGTGCCTCCGATGCCGACCGCGACCGGATCGCCGACATCCTCCGGGACGCCCTCGCCGAGGGCCGGCTGGACCCCGAGGAGCACTCCGAGCGGATCGACGCCGTCTACCGTGCCAAGACCGTCGGTGAACTGGAGCCACTGGTGCGGGACTTGCCCGCGACAACCGGCCACGCCGATGCCACGGCGTACGCGTACGGCCCCGAACAGCCCTCCGGCCCCGCCGAGAATCTGGTCGCCGTCTTCTCCAGCTCCACCCGCAAGGGCCGCTGGCGCGTCGGTGGTCGTACCAACGCCTTCTCGATCTTCGGCAGCATCGAGATCGACCTCACCGAGGCGCTCTTCGGGCAGCGGCTGACCGTCATCAACGCGACCTCCATCTTCGGCAGCGTCGAAGTCCGCGTACCCGAGAACATCTCGATGCGCGGCAGCGGTACCGGGATCTTCGGCACCTTCGACGTCCTCACCCTCGAGGCCGCCGACCCCGAGGCCCCGGTCGTCGTTGTGAACGGGTACTCGGTTTTCGGCAATGTCGAGGCCAGGCCCAAGCGGGGCAGGCGGATCGCGGATCTCCACGACCGCCTGCGTAAACACCTCGGCTGA
- the ychF gene encoding redox-regulated ATPase YchF, giving the protein MSLTIGIVGLPNVGKSTLFNALTKNDVLAANYPFATIEPNVGVVGVPDPRLATLAGIFGSQRILPATVDFVDIAGIVRGASEGEGLGNKFLANIRESDAICQVIRAFKDENVVHVDGKVSPKDDIETIHTELILADLQSVEKAVPRLTKESRLQKDKVAVLAAVEEAQKILEEGTTLFHAGITAGTEKGRLLHELHLLTTKPFLYVFNVDEDELVDEDFKNDQRALVAPAEAIFLNAKIESELIELDDDEALELLQSMGQEEPGLATLGRVGFDTLGLQTYLTAGPKETRAWTIKKGATAPEAAGVIHTDFQKGFIKAEVISFADLVETGSVAEARAKGKARMEGKDYVMQDGDVVEFRFNV; this is encoded by the coding sequence GTGTCGCTCACGATCGGAATCGTCGGCCTGCCGAATGTCGGCAAGTCGACCCTGTTCAACGCCCTGACCAAGAACGACGTGCTGGCGGCCAACTACCCGTTCGCCACGATCGAGCCGAACGTCGGCGTCGTCGGCGTCCCCGACCCGCGCCTGGCCACGCTCGCCGGGATCTTCGGCTCGCAGCGGATCCTCCCCGCCACGGTCGACTTCGTCGACATCGCCGGCATCGTGCGCGGCGCGAGCGAGGGCGAGGGCCTGGGCAACAAGTTCCTGGCGAACATCCGTGAGTCGGACGCGATCTGCCAGGTCATCCGTGCCTTCAAGGACGAGAACGTCGTGCATGTCGACGGCAAGGTCTCGCCGAAGGACGACATCGAGACGATCCACACCGAGCTCATCCTCGCCGACCTCCAGTCGGTCGAGAAGGCGGTGCCGCGCCTGACGAAGGAGTCCCGCCTCCAGAAGGACAAGGTGGCGGTCCTGGCGGCGGTCGAGGAGGCCCAGAAGATCCTCGAGGAGGGCACCACGCTCTTCCATGCGGGCATCACCGCCGGCACCGAGAAGGGCCGGCTCCTGCACGAGCTGCACCTGCTGACCACCAAGCCGTTCCTGTACGTCTTCAACGTCGACGAGGACGAGCTGGTCGACGAGGACTTCAAGAACGACCAGCGGGCGCTGGTGGCCCCGGCCGAGGCCATCTTCCTCAACGCCAAGATCGAGTCCGAACTGATCGAGCTGGACGACGACGAGGCGCTCGAACTCCTCCAGTCGATGGGCCAGGAGGAGCCGGGCCTGGCCACGCTGGGCCGCGTCGGCTTCGACACGCTGGGCCTGCAGACGTACCTGACGGCGGGCCCGAAGGAGACCCGCGCCTGGACGATCAAGAAGGGCGCGACGGCTCCGGAGGCGGCCGGTGTGATCCACACCGACTTCCAGAAGGGCTTCATCAAGGCGGAGGTCATCTCCTTCGCCGACCTGGTCGAGACGGGCTCGGTCGCGGAGGCGCGCGCGAAGGGCAAGGCGCGTATGGAGGGCAAGGACTACGTCATGCAGGACGGCGACGTGGTGGAGTTCCGCTTCAACGTGTGA
- a CDS encoding DUF6542 domain-containing protein gives MSPVDVAPQGAIAETASVYRVPARPARAVPPVVLALRRLPKPRLTGLGGGLFAASTMFALGCLDWLLLDGSAVVYGMLFLPVSALTALWVREADLVTAPISVPIAFAVGIVPIAGGTGGFGGQTMAVVTALAVHAGWLYGGTLVAGLITCVRKVRMMSRRQRRRPGPPTRRA, from the coding sequence ATTTCCCCCGTGGACGTCGCTCCCCAGGGCGCGATCGCCGAGACCGCGAGCGTGTACCGGGTGCCCGCACGGCCCGCGCGGGCCGTGCCCCCCGTGGTGCTCGCGCTGCGCCGACTGCCCAAGCCCCGGCTGACCGGGCTCGGCGGCGGACTGTTCGCAGCCTCGACGATGTTCGCGCTCGGCTGCCTGGACTGGCTGCTCCTCGACGGCTCCGCCGTGGTCTACGGAATGCTGTTCCTGCCCGTCAGCGCACTCACCGCGCTCTGGGTGCGGGAGGCCGACCTGGTCACCGCGCCGATCAGTGTGCCGATCGCCTTCGCGGTCGGGATCGTGCCGATCGCCGGCGGGACCGGGGGCTTCGGCGGGCAGACGATGGCCGTGGTCACCGCCCTCGCCGTGCACGCGGGCTGGCTGTACGGCGGCACGCTGGTGGCCGGGCTGATCACCTGCGTACGCAAGGTACGGATGATGAGCCGCCGCCAGCGCCGCCGCCCGGGTCCGCCGACGCGCCGCGCCTGA
- the ppgK gene encoding polyphosphate--glucose phosphotransferase — protein MNVFGVDIGGSGIKGAPVDLERGDLTQERHKVLTPHPSTPDAVAEGVAAVVENFGWSGPVGITFPGVVTSGVTRTAANVDKGWVDVDASKLLGDRLGGLPVTVLNDADAAGVAEMTFGAGRGRKGTVILLTFGTGIGSAVFIDGRLVPNTELGHLELHGHDAEKHASTKVKEDEGLSWHHWTRRVQKYLAHVEMLFSPELFIIGGGVSRKADKFLPLIEGIRAEIVPAELKNNAGIVGAAMAAAGR, from the coding sequence ATGAACGTGTTCGGAGTGGACATCGGCGGATCCGGCATCAAGGGCGCACCCGTGGACCTTGAGCGCGGCGACCTGACGCAGGAGCGCCATAAGGTACTGACCCCACATCCATCGACCCCCGACGCCGTGGCGGAGGGCGTTGCCGCGGTCGTCGAGAACTTCGGCTGGTCGGGCCCGGTCGGCATCACCTTCCCCGGAGTCGTCACGAGCGGGGTCACTCGCACGGCGGCCAATGTCGACAAGGGCTGGGTCGACGTGGACGCGTCGAAACTGCTCGGGGACCGGCTCGGGGGGCTGCCCGTCACCGTTCTCAATGACGCGGACGCCGCGGGCGTCGCGGAGATGACGTTCGGGGCGGGCCGCGGCCGCAAGGGCACGGTGATCCTGCTGACCTTCGGTACGGGCATCGGGAGCGCGGTCTTCATCGACGGCCGCCTGGTCCCGAACACCGAGCTGGGCCATCTCGAGCTGCACGGCCACGACGCCGAGAAGCACGCCTCCACGAAGGTCAAGGAGGACGAGGGCCTGAGCTGGCACCACTGGACCCGTCGGGTGCAGAAGTACCTGGCCCATGTGGAGATGCTGTTCTCGCCGGAGCTGTTCATCATCGGCGGCGGTGTGAGCCGCAAGGCGGACAAGTTCCTGCCGCTGATCGAGGGCATCAGAGCAGAGATCGTCCCGGCGGAGCTGAAGAACAACGCGGGGATCGTGGGCGCGGCGATGGCTGCGGCGGGCAGATAA
- a CDS encoding ArsR family transcriptional regulator has translation MKVSPSLLPILRSRMQGELLALVLLHPEREYSITELAADVGVTPTAVLREVDRLADGGILTDRRVGRSRLVKARTDTPLYRPLSELMSVSFGPVPVLTDALAGLEGVERAYIYGSWAARYNGEPGPPPADVDVLVVGDPDADALFDLAEEASRRLRREVNVHRVSVEAWEARTDDPFLTGVRERPLVQLNLDLEAQ, from the coding sequence ATGAAAGTATCGCCGAGTCTGCTGCCCATCCTCCGGTCCCGTATGCAAGGCGAGCTCCTCGCGCTCGTGCTCCTGCATCCGGAACGCGAGTACAGCATCACCGAACTAGCCGCTGACGTCGGAGTGACGCCTACCGCTGTCCTGCGGGAGGTTGACCGGTTGGCCGACGGTGGCATCCTGACCGATCGGCGAGTGGGGCGCAGTCGCCTCGTCAAGGCTCGCACGGATACTCCGCTGTACCGTCCGCTGAGCGAGCTCATGTCTGTCTCTTTCGGCCCCGTGCCAGTGCTCACCGATGCGCTGGCGGGACTCGAAGGCGTGGAGCGCGCCTATATCTACGGCTCTTGGGCCGCTCGGTACAACGGTGAGCCGGGGCCGCCGCCTGCCGATGTGGATGTCCTCGTTGTGGGTGACCCCGATGCCGACGCGCTCTTCGACCTTGCCGAGGAGGCGTCCCGACGCCTGCGTCGTGAGGTCAACGTTCATCGGGTCTCCGTCGAGGCGTGGGAGGCCCGTACGGACGATCCGTTCCTCACCGGCGTTCGCGAACGTCCGCTGGTCCAGCTGAACCTTGACCTGGAGGCGCAATGA
- the xseA gene encoding exodeoxyribonuclease VII large subunit, with protein MALNTSAEAPLPVGEVSRLIGGWIERLGAVWVEGQITQLSRRPGAGVVFMTLRDPSYDISVSVTCFRQVFDAVADVVAEGARVVVHAKPEWYAPRGQLSLRAVEIRPVGIGELLARLEQLKRTLGAEGLFALDRKKVLPFLPHRVGLVCGRASAAEHDVLEMARRRWPAVRFEVRNVAVQGVHAVAQVVQAVKELDELPDVDVIIVARGGGSVEDLLPFSDEQLVRAVSECRTPVVSAIGHEPDAPLLDLVADLRASTPTDAAKKVVPDVGEELDRVRQLRDRALRTVHGLLDREERGLAHALARPAMEHPQRMVDAREAEVDALVARGRRVLGHLLDRAESELAHTRARVVSLSPAATLERGYAVLQRADGAVVRSPEDVAAGDELRARVSEGEFAVRVTG; from the coding sequence ATGGCTCTCAACACGTCCGCGGAAGCTCCCCTGCCGGTCGGCGAGGTGTCACGGCTCATCGGAGGGTGGATCGAGCGGCTCGGGGCGGTCTGGGTGGAGGGGCAGATCACCCAGCTGTCCCGGCGGCCGGGCGCCGGGGTCGTCTTCATGACGCTGCGGGACCCCTCGTACGACATCTCCGTGAGCGTCACCTGCTTCCGGCAGGTCTTCGACGCGGTCGCGGACGTGGTGGCCGAGGGCGCGCGCGTCGTCGTCCACGCCAAGCCTGAGTGGTACGCCCCGCGGGGGCAGCTGTCGCTGCGTGCCGTGGAGATAAGGCCGGTGGGGATCGGTGAACTGCTCGCCCGCCTCGAGCAGTTGAAGCGGACCCTGGGGGCCGAGGGGCTGTTCGCGCTCGACCGGAAGAAGGTGCTGCCGTTCCTGCCGCACCGGGTGGGTCTGGTGTGCGGCCGGGCATCGGCGGCCGAGCACGACGTCCTGGAGATGGCGCGGCGGCGCTGGCCCGCCGTCCGCTTCGAGGTGCGCAATGTGGCCGTGCAGGGCGTGCACGCGGTGGCCCAAGTCGTCCAGGCCGTCAAGGAGTTGGACGAACTCCCGGACGTGGACGTGATCATCGTGGCGCGCGGCGGCGGCAGCGTGGAGGATCTGCTGCCGTTCTCGGACGAGCAGCTGGTGCGTGCGGTGTCCGAGTGCCGCACGCCGGTGGTGTCGGCGATCGGGCACGAACCGGACGCGCCGCTGCTCGACCTGGTTGCGGACCTGCGGGCGTCCACGCCGACGGACGCGGCGAAGAAGGTCGTACCGGACGTGGGCGAGGAGCTGGACCGGGTGCGGCAGCTCCGCGACCGCGCGCTGCGTACCGTCCACGGGCTGCTCGACCGCGAGGAGCGGGGACTGGCACACGCGCTGGCCCGGCCGGCCATGGAGCACCCGCAGCGGATGGTGGACGCGCGCGAGGCGGAGGTCGACGCGCTGGTCGCCCGCGGCAGGCGGGTGCTGGGCCATCTGCTGGACCGCGCGGAGTCGGAGCTGGCGCACACCCGGGCGCGGGTGGTCTCGCTGTCACCGGCGGCGACGCTGGAGCGGGGGTACGCGGTGCTGCAGCGGGCGGACGGGGCGGTGGTCCGCTCACCGGAGGACGTCGCGGCGGGCGACGAGCTGCGGGCACGGGTCTCGGAGGGCGAGTTCGCAGTGCGGGTCACCGGGTGA
- a CDS encoding DUF4245 domain-containing protein produces MRGRQTMRDMVLSMAVIGAVVAVIYVFIPHDEKADPVKAVDFRVELLTARRAAPYPVAAPEGLAKGWKPTSVSYERADSDAWHLGFLDPDGEYIAVEQSTAPAGKYIPKVSQQARETGKTQQVAGETWQRWEGPKYDALVREDKGSTTVITGTASPERLAQMAAALETKQP; encoded by the coding sequence ATGCGAGGCAGACAGACGATGCGGGACATGGTGCTGTCGATGGCGGTGATCGGCGCCGTCGTCGCAGTGATCTACGTGTTCATTCCGCACGACGAGAAGGCGGATCCGGTCAAGGCGGTCGACTTCCGGGTGGAGCTGCTGACGGCGCGGCGCGCGGCGCCGTATCCGGTGGCGGCACCGGAGGGACTTGCGAAGGGGTGGAAGCCGACGTCGGTCTCGTACGAGCGCGCCGACTCGGATGCCTGGCACCTGGGCTTCCTGGACCCGGACGGCGAGTACATCGCGGTCGAGCAGTCCACGGCGCCCGCCGGGAAGTACATCCCGAAGGTGAGCCAGCAGGCGCGGGAGACCGGGAAGACGCAGCAGGTCGCTGGTGAGACCTGGCAGCGGTGGGAGGGCCCGAAGTACGACGCGCTGGTGCGCGAGGACAAGGGCTCGACGACGGTGATCACAGGTACGGCGTCGCCGGAGCGGCTGGCGCAGATGGCTGCCGCGCTGGAGACGAAGCAGCCCTGA
- a CDS encoding exodeoxyribonuclease VII small subunit, giving the protein MAAKTEEAALGYEQARDELIEVVRRLEAGGTTLEESLALWERGEELAKVCRHWLEGARARLDAALSEGDGEGAAAGTTED; this is encoded by the coding sequence ATGGCTGCCAAGACGGAAGAGGCCGCGCTCGGCTACGAGCAGGCGCGGGACGAGCTGATCGAGGTCGTACGCCGCCTGGAGGCGGGCGGCACGACGCTCGAGGAGTCGCTGGCTCTCTGGGAGCGCGGAGAAGAGCTGGCGAAGGTCTGCCGCCACTGGCTCGAGGGCGCCCGCGCCCGCCTGGACGCGGCGCTCTCCGAGGGTGACGGCGAAGGCGCGGCCGCCGGGACCACCGAAGACTGA
- the glpX gene encoding class II fructose-bisphosphatase has product MTEHSLPSQLEVSPEAPDRNLALELVRVTEAAAMAAGRWVGRGDKIGADGAAVKAMRTLVSTVSMNGVVVIGEGEKDEAPMLFNGERIGDGTGAEVDIAVDPIDGTTLNAKGMPNAIAVLAAADRGTMYDPSAVFYMDKLVTGPEAADVVDINAPVSVNIRRVAKAKNSSPEDVTVVILDRPRHEGIVKEIRETGARIKFISDGDVAGAIMAVREGTGVDMLMGIGGTPEGIITACAIKCLGGTIQGKLWPTDAAERRRALDAGHDLDRVLHTDDLVSGDNVFFVATGITDGELLRGVRYRAETATTQSLVMRSKSGTIRQIDSTHRLSKLRAYSAIDFDRAK; this is encoded by the coding sequence ATGACCGAGCACAGTCTTCCGTCCCAGCTCGAGGTCTCTCCCGAGGCCCCCGACCGCAACCTGGCCCTGGAGCTCGTCCGGGTCACCGAAGCCGCCGCCATGGCCGCCGGCCGGTGGGTCGGCCGCGGCGACAAGATCGGCGCGGACGGCGCGGCCGTCAAGGCCATGCGGACCCTCGTCTCCACCGTCTCGATGAACGGCGTCGTCGTCATCGGCGAGGGTGAGAAGGACGAAGCCCCCATGCTGTTCAACGGCGAGCGGATCGGCGACGGGACCGGCGCCGAGGTCGACATCGCCGTCGACCCGATCGACGGCACCACGCTCAACGCCAAGGGCATGCCCAACGCCATCGCCGTACTCGCCGCCGCCGACCGCGGCACCATGTACGACCCGTCCGCGGTCTTCTACATGGACAAGCTGGTCACAGGCCCCGAGGCCGCGGATGTCGTCGACATCAACGCCCCTGTCTCGGTCAACATCCGCCGGGTCGCCAAGGCCAAGAACTCCTCGCCCGAGGACGTCACCGTCGTCATCCTGGACCGCCCCCGCCACGAGGGCATCGTCAAGGAGATCCGCGAGACCGGCGCCCGCATCAAGTTCATCTCGGACGGCGATGTCGCCGGCGCGATCATGGCCGTGCGCGAAGGCACCGGCGTCGACATGCTGATGGGCATCGGCGGCACGCCCGAGGGCATCATCACGGCCTGCGCGATCAAGTGCCTCGGCGGCACCATCCAGGGCAAGCTCTGGCCGACGGACGCGGCCGAGCGCCGCCGCGCGCTCGACGCCGGGCACGACCTGGACCGGGTCCTGCACACCGACGACCTGGTCAGCGGCGACAACGTGTTCTTCGTCGCCACCGGCATCACGGACGGCGAGCTGCTGCGCGGGGTCCGCTACCGCGCGGAGACCGCGACCACCCAGTCGCTGGTGATGCGCTCCAAGTCCGGCACGATCCGCCAGATCGACTCGACGCACCGGCTCTCCAAGCTGCGTGCGTACAGCGCCATCGACTTCGACCGCGCGAAGTAG
- a CDS encoding 4-hydroxy-3-methylbut-2-enyl diphosphate reductase, producing the protein MGGMTATTPARRVLLAAPRGYCAGVDRAVIAVEKALEQYGSPIYVRHEIVHNKYVVQTLEKKGAIFVDETAEVPEGSIVMFSAHGVAPVVHEEAAERKLATIDATCPLVTKVHKEAVRFAGEDYDILLIGHDGHEEVIGTSGEAPEHITLVDGPEDVANVEVRDESKVVWLSQTTLSVDETMETVDALKTKFPQLISPPSDDICYATQNRQIAVKQMGAEADLVIVVGSKNSSNSVRLVEVALGAGARDAHLVDFAAEIDETWLDGVSTVGVTSGASVPEVLVEGVLEWLSQRGFEDVEIVKAAEESIVFSLPKELRRDLRAEAAELSGKQSGK; encoded by the coding sequence ATGGGGGGCATGACTGCTACGACTCCTGCCCGACGCGTCCTGCTCGCCGCTCCCCGTGGCTACTGCGCGGGCGTGGACCGTGCCGTGATCGCCGTGGAGAAAGCCCTTGAGCAGTACGGGTCGCCGATCTACGTCCGCCACGAGATCGTCCACAACAAGTACGTCGTACAGACCCTGGAGAAGAAGGGCGCGATCTTCGTCGACGAGACGGCGGAGGTCCCCGAGGGGTCGATCGTCATGTTCTCCGCGCACGGTGTCGCCCCGGTCGTCCACGAGGAGGCCGCGGAGCGCAAGCTCGCGACCATCGACGCGACCTGCCCGCTGGTCACCAAGGTCCACAAGGAAGCCGTCCGTTTCGCCGGTGAGGACTACGACATCCTGCTGATCGGCCACGACGGCCACGAGGAAGTCATCGGTACGTCCGGCGAGGCCCCCGAGCACATCACGCTGGTCGACGGCCCGGAGGATGTCGCCAACGTCGAGGTGCGCGACGAGTCGAAGGTCGTCTGGCTCTCCCAGACCACGCTGTCCGTGGACGAGACCATGGAGACGGTGGACGCGCTCAAGACCAAGTTCCCGCAGCTGATCTCCCCGCCGAGCGACGACATCTGCTACGCCACGCAGAACCGCCAGATCGCGGTGAAGCAGATGGGCGCCGAGGCGGATCTGGTCATCGTCGTCGGCTCGAAGAACTCCTCGAACTCCGTCCGCCTCGTCGAGGTGGCGCTGGGCGCGGGCGCACGCGACGCGCACCTGGTGGACTTCGCCGCGGAGATCGACGAGACCTGGCTGGACGGAGTCTCGACGGTCGGTGTCACCTCCGGTGCCTCGGTCCCCGAGGTCCTGGTCGAGGGCGTACTGGAGTGGCTGTCGCAGCGCGGCTTCGAGGACGTCGAGATCGTCAAGGCGGCCGAGGAGTCCATCGTCTTCTCGCTCCCGAAGGAGCTCCGCCGCGACCTGCGCGCGGAGGCGGCCGAACTGTCCGGTAAGCAGTCCGGCAAGTAA
- a CDS encoding WhiB family transcriptional regulator, which yields MLQLPHQSLQVAALPPQRIPAREDQAGPWHAEAVCRRDEAGLFFAPSKEPTAARLSREEAAKRVCARCPVMVECREHALLQPEPYGVWGGLTAAERRVVLARRRRREVELKKSASAA from the coding sequence GTGCTGCAACTGCCGCATCAGTCCTTGCAGGTAGCCGCCCTTCCGCCCCAGCGAATTCCTGCTCGGGAAGATCAGGCCGGACCCTGGCACGCGGAGGCGGTGTGCCGTCGGGACGAAGCCGGACTGTTCTTCGCCCCGTCCAAGGAACCTACGGCCGCGCGGCTGTCGCGCGAGGAGGCCGCGAAACGGGTCTGCGCCCGCTGTCCTGTGATGGTCGAGTGCCGGGAGCACGCGCTGCTCCAGCCCGAGCCGTACGGAGTGTGGGGCGGGCTGACCGCGGCCGAGCGCCGTGTGGTGCTGGCCCGGCGCAGGCGGCGCGAGGTGGAGCTCAAGAAGTCGGCGTCCGCGGCCTGA
- a CDS encoding malonic semialdehyde reductase, protein MTLALDSAAQDLLFREARTANAFTDEPVSEEQVQAIYDLVKYGPTAFNQSPLRMVLVRSDEARERLVQHMAEGNQPKTATAPLVAILAADNEFHEELPALFPAFPQAKDMFFAERPAREQAAGFNAALQAAYFIVGVRAAGLAAGPMTGFDFAGVQKEFLDDDHTPLMIVNIGKPAEDASFPRSPRLAYEEVVTTV, encoded by the coding sequence ATGACCCTCGCACTTGACTCCGCCGCCCAGGACCTCCTCTTCCGTGAGGCCCGTACCGCCAACGCGTTCACCGACGAGCCGGTGAGCGAGGAGCAGGTCCAGGCGATCTACGACCTCGTCAAGTACGGCCCCACCGCCTTCAACCAGAGCCCGCTGCGCATGGTCCTGGTCCGCTCCGACGAGGCTCGTGAGCGCCTGGTCCAGCACATGGCCGAGGGCAACCAGCCGAAGACCGCCACCGCCCCGCTGGTCGCGATCCTCGCCGCCGACAACGAGTTCCACGAGGAGCTCCCGGCCCTGTTCCCGGCCTTCCCGCAGGCCAAGGACATGTTCTTCGCCGAGCGCCCGGCCCGCGAGCAGGCCGCCGGCTTCAACGCCGCCCTGCAGGCCGCGTACTTCATCGTCGGCGTCCGCGCCGCCGGCCTCGCCGCGGGACCGATGACCGGCTTCGACTTCGCCGGCGTCCAGAAGGAGTTCCTGGACGACGACCACACCCCGCTGATGATCGTCAACATCGGCAAGCCGGCCGAGGACGCGTCGTTCCCGCGCTCCCCGCGGCTGGCCTACGAAGAGGTCGTCACCACCGTCTGA